The region tCTTGAAAATTAACTTGTGACAGAATTACAGACAACTGAAATGGTCAAACAAAGGTGGCACAAAGGTGGCATTTACATTAATTATTCTGTTTCTGCTTCACTCATAATCTGACATTATAAACAAATGCTTCACAATTCCTTAATGGATTAGTTTTCGTACACCTCATTGAATACTGTAATGTTTTCATTGAATGTTTTCTACTTAAATCAGTAAAAACTCAGTCACAATGTCAGTACAGTCAGACAAATACTCTTCTTCATATGGTACTTTTACAAAACCATACTTTAGTTCCCCTATAAGTCCCTTGTTTGTCATTCTAATTTGATTCTTGCCAGCTCTTTTTCCAcagcttttgcatctgtaagGCAGTTCTTACTTTCGCTGTGGCTGAAATATTCCTTCACTGTATTTCGGACAGCTGCCGGCAGTCTTATTGTAATTGTGTGACGTATGGAGTTAGGAGCCTTACTGTGGGTTTTGGATGTCGTTGGCAAGGAAGAACCGCACTCAGTTAAATGTTCGGGCGTTGGGTCTCCCTCACAATCAATTTTCCCCTGCTTACACTGCTCCTTAGAGCGTTCAGGCTGCCTGGTCACAACTGATTGCAAAACCAAAGGAATATCCTGGCCATAAAACACAGACTGGGGTATTTGAACCTGTACGGCTGGACATTTTGCCCCTGAGCCATTTGAAGGTCCCGCATCTGCATTGAACACCTTCATGGAAAAGTCATGCCCTTCTGTGATTTGGGAGGCTTGCTTTTTCTCCATTGTGTTGGAGCCCATGTAGAATGTGATTTTGGTCCTCTTTATGGTCTCCTTCTTGGGCTCCAAGCTGTTAGATTTATAGGGCCTTGTCAGCTGTATGTGTCTGATGGACATCTCCTTGCTTTGACATTTTTGCTCAGATGTTTCAGACAGTTTATTGGGCAGGTGCATCTGGACTTCTGTTGCCTCAGATTGACTGTCATTCACCTCCTCTATGGTAGGCTGAGATCCAGGATTCTCATTCTCATGCAGCTCAGCCCAGTGGCTCTCAAGACAGTTGGGCTGCCTGCGACCAGACTCTGCATATGGACTGCTGTTACCATCAAGAGCTTCAACGCCAAATGTGCTGTTTTCCTCATCCTTTTCATTATATTCATCACACCAGCCTAAATCCCAAGGCTCGCGTTCCGTGAAGGCTGGTAATGTCCTGTTCCAGTCCATGGAGTACCCGCCTGCTTcgtcaggggtcaagggtctGATTTTTGCAGAGGGTCCCAACAAAAAGGGCATGGAGGTTGAGTTGGCAGAACTGAACACAGAGTCTGAGCAGTATGAGAAGGCACTGTCTAGAGAGCTCAAAGAAGAAGCTGACGGCGAGGTGGCTGTGGAGGACAAGCTGGAAAAGCTAGACCTGTTGGACAGGCTTGGCCCGTGGGTGGAATGCTTGAACCTGGAAGGGATCTGAGGCGACCTCCAGAAAGTGTATTTGGACCTGCCGCCCCTGGTGGTCTCAACGCTCAGCTTGTGCCTGTGCTGGGTCCCGTCAACCCGACCACGCATCACAGCGGCGTCGCAGCTAGACTGGCGGGCGACAGGGATGTGGAGCTGTGGAAGGAGCGGAGAACCCTGGCAGACGCTAGGCTCTGAGGAGCAGCGGTCCCGGGAGGACTCGATGCCCTGTATCCCAGTCAGGGAGCTGACGGAGCTACTGGAGAAGGAGGATATGTCATCCACGTTCCCACGGCCATAGATACCGTCTTTAATCAGGTTTAGCTTTTTAAATGGGTCCATCTCATCCACCTGGCCCTTCTCAGTATGGTTTAATCCTCTCAGCCTCTCCTGCTCTGAATCAAACTCATCTGAGGAGTACAGTTGATGGAAGGAATCATCTGAAAAGCAGACAGATACACCAGGTCAAACAGTGCCAAAAGTTGAGATGCTGTAAagcttgttttccattattataAATGCAGAATGTACCTATGGAATCCTCAACAGCTCCTTCACCACTGTTTAGATGAGTAAACAGAGATTCGATGTCATTGCCAAAAATGGAGGGCGAGTTTTCAATTAGGAACTGGATTAGACCGGCAACCTAGTTCGAAACAAAAAGAAGACCATCAGTAATGCTGCCCCAAAATCAACATGGATAATGCtgaccaaacaaaaaaacattccttagTATGGAATGAAGCTATAAAAACTTAATGCTATTTATGGCAGCATTCAGTGTAGTCAGTATTGGTGCTCACAGAAATTCAGATGTGCTGAACTGTTTATGGCGATGCATCTGTATTTCAGTGCACGATTCCAGTGAAATCCCCAACACGCCCTACTGCCATTAATTTACAAGTTCCCCGGCTCTGCAGAGCATTCTGCTTTTCTCCAGGGACTGTTTACTATCTCCGGAATTCAGTTCCTCACTTGATTAAACTCTGCAAAGTACGGTAACACTGGTGGGAAAACTCAAGCATGCAtctctaaaacaacaaagaaaccaAACACAGTGGAGGATTCTGGAGGAAGCATTTCCCTATCTGAATTTCATTTATCTTACATTATGcagcattcatttagcagaatcCAAAGAGGCTTGTGATTATCAATTGTGCCAAGCCTGACAAACAATATATCCAGACCAGCGAGTGAAGACAAATCTTCATAAAAGCACAAATGTGAGTTAACTATGCTAACCAAAAACGAAAGTGGCATATTATTTTCAGCAGCACCAAAGACAGTCCTGAATTGTGGAAAGGGAGGTCTGGTCAGCTGTACCTTTTGTATGGATTTGCTCTCTTCCTCGGGCCCTGTGGGTACAGGAAGCCAGAGCATGTTGGGGGCGATGCAGAGGGCCAAGTTAAAAGCGTTCATCTGGTTTTCCTCTGACTTCTCCTGTATGGTGTAAAGGAGACCAAAGAGGTGGCGCAGCAGGGTGACATTGGCATCAGGGAGCTCATCCAACAGCCTGTCAGTGACAGCAAGGCGTTAAATTACATACCCTCACTTTAATGTTAGCATAGTATTCACCACTGCATTAACGTATTCTACTTCAATAAGTATGTGGATACAAATGCTTATATCTGGAAacagaatgtatgtgtgttaaaTGAGGACCATGTACGTATGAGGGATATATACTCCTTTTTGTTCTGTAATAACTCAATGTGTGCCCTCCTGTCATATATTTTGATGGAAAATCCAACAAAAAATATAGCAACAAAAATACCcacaattttaataaaacattattcacaattattataatgataaataataataaaaaatattgagaaTGGGTAACTTGTTACATATTATGCAATTAAAAAACTGGGGGGACAGGCCGAGACAGAAGTTGAAAGTTGTGAAAATAAGGATTGTATGAAAATGCTATCTTAGAAAGGTGGTTGACAAATTTAATCCTTATCAATTTAACTTTAACATAATATTAAGGGAACTTTTAGTCGTCTGCACTAAACGTTTTGCTTGAGAGAACATTCCGCACCTTGTTATTTCTTTAATCTTCTCATCTGTATTATCAATTTCCATAACCTCCATCCATTTGGAATACAGTTCCGTGGTCAGAATACTTCCTGGGAGGTTGCGCAAAAAATCCTATAGATTAAAAACAATGTTGGCTGAAaacaatgtttacatgattttcaTGTATAACATCCTAAATGGGAAGAATATGATGTACTGAGAGaaatattcagtttattttgtcaATGTGCAGCTTGGCAGCTCACTTTCTAATCAAGTCTCCTAAATAGGGGATGCCAGGTGGCCCATCTAAATTATGACACTGTTCCATTGCATGGATGGGCCCTGTGGTCGGGCATTGAATCCGGACTGTGCCAGGACCAACTGTGGCAGGCAGCCTGCACGATGATGCATAATTGCCTCTGGTGTTGCCCGGGGATAGAGAAGGTTTGAGCCACTCAAGAAGGTACCTCATTGCTCATCAGTAATTCCCACTGGTGAATTTGGCTCCTGAAAGTTATCCCATTAAGACATATGTGGAGTGTCTTCATGTGacttgtgtctgtgagctgcCTTGTGAACTGTTTTATGATAAGCACCACCTGACATCATGTGCATGGGAGGAAAGAACTAAGGATGCAAGAATTACGGTATTGCAAGAACTATGGATGTGGACCAATAGGTGTGGCTACACTGTTAGAAGGACACAGCTGTGATGCAACACCAGGTCTACTTGGCAagaacacaacaaaacacagcagtgtCATTTGACATaatccaaaaatgtaaatacaaaagaGAGATTTTCCAAAAGCCTTACAGTGACTACAGAGGCGGCCACAAACACAGACTCCCCGTCCAAATGAACTGCATCTCCTGCATTCAGCCTCTCCTTCAGTTCTTTACACGTCTTGGCATTAGCAGAGCGTCTGAAAATCCCTCTTGTTGCTGGGCCTTCCTGGTACAGTAGAAACAGCATGTCCTTGAGAGAGAGTGGATAAGAAGTTAATAAACACAGTGCAATCTAAAGAATATAAtgtattctgcttttttttttttactctttaagGGTAAGACTACAATATGTTCCAGTCATATGTAATTAGAATTTTCTTAACCAAACATtataacgctgatgtaacaatcacttctAGTATTTGAAAACAATAGAATTATAGATtgctgacttagaattttgaaaaaactgtCCAAACAAACCTACTCTTCCAAGGGTTGATATTGGACTGGAATTTGTATTCTAAGGACTAGCTTTGTATTAAATTGAGATTGGGATTGATTGTGAGACATGGATTCATCTGATAACATCTgagcattgatttttttaacctctttgaatattattgatattgatattattGAATATTATTGATATTCAGAACAAAGATTTGTGATGCAATGagctgcaacattctaaaactccacctccacctcctctctgcAACATTCCAAAACAGTTTAATCACATTGTgaatctttggtctgaactgggcTTATAAAAATATCTCTTTAGGAACTCATTCAAGGTGATTACATTCAAAATTCATGTTTTGCATATTTCTCCTTCATAATGTATAGTCAGCTTTTATACAGCACCCGAGGAGGGCATGACCACGCTGATTATGTGACTCACTCTCTAACCtctacaccaccacaccacgCACACCTCAGTCAGGTTCCAAATCCATTACCCTTCTACAACTGTCAGTTAAATACAGTTGttgcattttcattgaaaaaagtAGTGCTTGCATTTAATTGAGTGTCAAAATGTTAATTGATTAAAGGTGAATATGCAGAAAATTATCAACTATAATTATGTGAGAAACTAACAGTTCGGTCCCATGAACCACACATTTAATTAACGCTGGTCAGCACACCAGGTTTCCTCATAACAAAAGGGAAGGGCCATGACCTCTGTGAACTGCGAAACAAAGAAGTTTGAGTCACATTTAAATTACACTCTTGCTGGGTATTAAAATTGGTGTTGCTCAAAAATATCAATGGAATTGCTGTGTGTCAAGTCAATAGTAGAATGAGAGACAGCATGAATCTCACCATTATTGGTTTAGGCAGGTTTCCGTTTTGACAGATTGAGGGCAGTGAGTGGCCAAATAACCTTTGGGGAGTGATGGGAaaatctgattggttgctgGACTGGCTGCCATTTCCTCGTCTCAGTGCCCAGTCTATTAGAGACTTCTTCCTcttaaaatgtttctgaaaggaaTCTGAAAACAACATTTATACATTAAAGCATTTCAGATATTTACAGCAAATACataagtacatttttaagaTAAATGGTATAATTGTAACCCTTCTGTTCAGTTTGGGTCTAATTGAcctgtttaaatgtttagtaAAAGATGAATGACAGTATTGAGAGATGTATTTCATAACCAGTAACCAGTAAACCAGTGTAAATATggttcttgttttctgtttctcttgttCCTCATCTGTATTATTTGCTTTATGTCTTTTAATCTATATGGTATCTTTGAATatataaagatgaaaaataattgagaatgccattttaaaacaataaatatcaataatctcCTGCATGAAAACGATTCATTTAAGATTTTCACAGATAAACGTGATGTATGCCTGCCATGCCTTTGTTTTcgtgaattattaaaaaaatatgatctatttttatctgttatttatttattaaccttcacaaaaaatgaacactttcaTTGTTATATGTGatctaaataaatgaatgtaatgtaatctagcAGAGGTAAATGGCAACCAGTAACCATATAAAATAGatattgtatatattatttggaattgagattaaaaaaatatatgctttgagtattttttgcataaatgttttaaaatccaGGTAAAGTCCACGTTCTATTTGACCCAGGCTAACAGTTTCACATCTGCTaaaagtaaacagaacacaaagagtTAAAGAAGAATGTATTGCACACAACTGTTGTCTGTAGAAAATTCTCAATTTTCAATTATTCCATCCACATCTATTTTAAATTCAAGAGAATTTAATGTCACAACACATACACTTCACATACCAATTtagtgtttttacttttttatgatTTTCCACAAGCAAGACTAGCATATGCTTGAAAAAAGTCAAATTGACATAATTACAGGAAGGGTAACAGTGATAATGTTTGTGGAACTAACTGTACTAGCGTGACAGGAAGTTGTTTGCTATCTTCATTCTAAATTACGTCTTCCTTCAGGTTTAGATAATGCTTTCCATTTTAGAAAAACCAAACGTATGCATCTTTGAGGAAGGACATAAACTTCACCAGAATAATGctgcaatataatataatatatatataaaaaaataaaaatataatgtatatagAAAGTTATACATAATAATTAAGCatttaaagttattttgttttttcttgaaaGTTACTGATCCCAATTATTCATTTACTGCAATAAACAgaactaaaaaatgttctcacataAAATTGGCT is a window of Anguilla rostrata isolate EN2019 chromosome 9, ASM1855537v3, whole genome shotgun sequence DNA encoding:
- the arhgap20b gene encoding rho GTPase-activating protein 20; its protein translation is MTPQQNSKPFSEEDTTEVKSRIEERDKRMKTTVQRRRSTPTAITKALTKSKSQNRDGVPDLSRNSSLIQAFASETSSFITEECVHLTTGLKTLERHLLLFSDTLVIAKAKSSSSLKLKQRVRLCEMWLAFCVEEVTNRKLNSKNSFVIGWPTTNCVVTFSSSEVMEKWLSALQWHIAKSKEDEYPHKIALKMMVLSAGNSLSTTTVQVCNNDAAEKVIQTTIQQLGISGSPTDYHLWVISGKEEVPYPLIGHEHPFSIIMNSLRDAVGQSYLANDNVLSPDGTLYLNQLPKGRHIQFILRLKAAVHSHVRADSFQKHFKRKKSLIDWALRRGNGSQSSNQSDFPITPQRLFGHSLPSICQNGNLPKPIMDMLFLLYQEGPATRGIFRRSANAKTCKELKERLNAGDAVHLDGESVFVAASVVTDFLRNLPGSILTTELYSKWMEVMEIDNTDEKIKEITRLLDELPDANVTLLRHLFGLLYTIQEKSEENQMNAFNLALCIAPNMLWLPVPTGPEEESKSIQKVAGLIQFLIENSPSIFGNDIESLFTHLNSGEGAVEDSIDDSFHQLYSSDEFDSEQERLRGLNHTEKGQVDEMDPFKKLNLIKDGIYGRGNVDDISSFSSSSVSSLTGIQGIESSRDRCSSEPSVCQGSPLLPQLHIPVARQSSCDAAVMRGRVDGTQHRHKLSVETTRGGRSKYTFWRSPQIPSRFKHSTHGPSLSNRSSFSSLSSTATSPSASSLSSLDSAFSYCSDSVFSSANSTSMPFLLGPSAKIRPLTPDEAGGYSMDWNRTLPAFTEREPWDLGWCDEYNEKDEENSTFGVEALDGNSSPYAESGRRQPNCLESHWAELHENENPGSQPTIEEVNDSQSEATEVQMHLPNKLSETSEQKCQSKEMSIRHIQLTRPYKSNSLEPKKETIKRTKITFYMGSNTMEKKQASQITEGHDFSMKVFNADAGPSNGSGAKCPAVQVQIPQSVFYGQDIPLVLQSVVTRQPERSKEQCKQGKIDCEGDPTPEHLTECGSSLPTTSKTHSKAPNSIRHTITIRLPAAVRNTVKEYFSHSESKNCLTDAKAVEKELARIKLE